In Haloarcula halophila, a single window of DNA contains:
- a CDS encoding ArsR/SmtB family transcription factor: MSHLLPQKPHVDRPAPDSRIVTLDDEDADEVFAALGSDVSRAVLAELYRDPATQSELAERVDTSIQNIGYHVGKLLEADLITVVEQWYSENGAKMDVFAPAGAPLVLVAGGHERSVTVEKNTTASTVDGLANSDD, encoded by the coding sequence ATGAGTCACCTGCTCCCACAGAAACCACACGTGGACCGGCCAGCGCCGGACTCCCGGATCGTCACCCTCGACGACGAGGATGCAGACGAAGTATTTGCCGCGCTCGGATCAGATGTCAGCCGAGCCGTACTGGCAGAACTGTATCGCGATCCAGCGACGCAATCGGAACTTGCTGAACGGGTCGACACCTCCATCCAGAACATCGGCTATCACGTCGGAAAACTCCTCGAGGCGGACCTCATAACCGTCGTCGAGCAGTGGTATTCGGAAAACGGTGCCAAGATGGACGTCTTCGCTCCGGCTGGAGCCCCGCTAGTCCTTGTCGCCGGCGGTCACGAGCGGAGTGTAACCGTCGAGAAGAACACGACTGCTTCGACAGTAGACGGTTTGGCGAACAGCGACGACTGA
- a CDS encoding DUF7333 family protein, producing MWRYALVIVAVATVALTSVITPSTVFIMVLPSMIVFSVIAFFLRMKYGEFNASP from the coding sequence ATCTGGAGATACGCACTGGTGATCGTCGCCGTTGCGACAGTCGCGCTCACGTCCGTGATAACTCCCTCGACGGTCTTCATAATGGTCCTGCCCTCGATGATCGTCTTCTCGGTCATCGCGTTCTTTTTGAGGATGAAATACGGGGAGTTCAACGCCAGTCCGTAG
- a CDS encoding FAD-dependent oxidoreductase: MTTDQSPDSTASGATDGGAESATQREGRTPDSVAEQNWLLETDDSAPRRDRQVLVVGETVVGRTLTLLLHREGYDPLLVRQSSDSIESRATFLPQPACRVMDSLAIDTASSDHGVPVQRVSFEQGRTSAKPSSVTTAASSPGDPGAVVVDTPWLTDALEATLPDRHRSTDRALATLSPRDDGLEVTFEDGITEWFDVLVDATLDGVAHGRTRTTEPATATLAQYEAVADTQPVDSRQVREAWYSNAFVQRLPVSGGEATLVRLTVPQTAVESISPSEGFHALNDEGGPEIGGGLPPVDEWESTVVRQCVDCGDSDRTLWGGDRIVSCGPAAYPTAPATGFSPWFGIESGRRLLSELTRRNRSVSDVIDAYTRQRHQRLGTLRRTVQETREAHAYPVLESAPTVLERVAELRQLALGSFLDSRLRAIQWGSQTLPDQSR, encoded by the coding sequence ATGACCACTGACCAGTCCCCGGACTCGACGGCTAGTGGCGCAACTGACGGGGGAGCCGAGTCGGCCACTCAGCGAGAGGGGCGTACCCCCGACAGCGTCGCGGAACAGAACTGGCTACTGGAAACGGACGACAGTGCCCCCCGTCGCGATAGACAGGTACTCGTTGTGGGAGAGACCGTCGTCGGGCGTACACTCACCCTCTTGCTCCATCGAGAGGGCTACGATCCACTACTCGTGCGCCAGTCCAGTGACTCTATCGAGTCGCGAGCGACGTTCCTCCCTCAGCCAGCGTGTCGGGTCATGGACTCGCTCGCGATCGACACAGCCTCGTCGGACCACGGGGTTCCAGTCCAGCGTGTCTCGTTCGAACAGGGCAGGACCTCGGCGAAACCGTCGTCTGTCACCACGGCGGCCAGTAGCCCGGGCGATCCCGGCGCGGTTGTCGTGGATACGCCGTGGCTCACAGACGCGCTGGAGGCGACGCTTCCGGATCGACACCGCAGTACTGATCGCGCTCTCGCCACGCTCTCGCCACGAGACGATGGGTTGGAAGTCACGTTCGAGGACGGCATCACCGAGTGGTTCGACGTGCTCGTCGATGCCACTCTCGACGGTGTGGCACACGGGCGGACACGCACCACCGAACCAGCTACAGCGACGCTGGCACAGTACGAGGCGGTGGCCGACACGCAGCCGGTCGACTCGCGACAGGTTCGGGAGGCCTGGTATTCGAACGCTTTCGTGCAACGACTCCCCGTTTCCGGCGGCGAGGCAACCCTCGTCCGTCTCACAGTTCCACAGACAGCAGTTGAGTCGATCTCGCCCAGCGAGGGATTCCACGCCCTGAACGACGAAGGCGGTCCCGAAATCGGGGGCGGGCTTCCACCTGTAGACGAGTGGGAGTCGACCGTCGTTCGACAGTGTGTCGACTGTGGAGACAGCGACCGGACACTGTGGGGGGGCGATCGGATCGTGTCATGTGGTCCAGCGGCCTATCCAACAGCGCCGGCAACCGGGTTTTCACCCTGGTTCGGCATCGAGAGTGGTCGCAGATTGCTCTCCGAACTGACGCGCCGGAACCGCTCGGTGTCGGACGTGATCGATGCGTACACGCGCCAGCGACACCAGCGACTCGGCACGCTTCGACGGACAGTCCAAGAGACACGGGAAGCCCACGCGTACCCGGTTCTGGAATCGGCCCCGACGGTACTGGAGCGGGTCGCTGAACTCCGACAACTGGCGCTGGGGTCGTTCCTCGATAGTCGGTTACGGGCGATCCAGTGGGGGAGCCAGACCCTCCCTGACCAGTCTCGGTAG
- a CDS encoding ArsR/SmtB family transcription factor, translating to MSITDTTTTDDSEREADTLPSSEILTRLNAAYAQQILEAISTDAKPARDIAVECGASRATVYRRLNALQEAGLVETEMQYDGDGHHRTVFRTDFESLALEMTVDGLTMTFREADHSSTESRPSVSGD from the coding sequence ATGTCAATCACCGACACGACAACGACCGATGACTCAGAGAGGGAAGCCGACACGCTCCCGTCAAGCGAGATTCTCACACGTCTCAACGCGGCATACGCTCAGCAAATCCTGGAGGCGATCAGTACAGATGCCAAGCCCGCCCGCGACATCGCAGTCGAATGTGGCGCTTCCCGGGCGACGGTGTATCGACGGTTGAATGCCCTCCAGGAGGCAGGACTGGTCGAGACGGAGATGCAGTACGATGGCGATGGTCACCATCGGACCGTCTTCAGAACGGACTTCGAATCGCTTGCCCTAGAGATGACCGTCGACGGACTCACGATGACGTTCAGAGAAGCAGACCACTCCTCGACCGAGTCGCGACCCTCGGTCTCTGGTGACTGA
- a CDS encoding ABC transporter permease — translation MDPRESATIALRSIRSHKLRSTLTVIGVVIGIASVVTFATFGASVESEIVGGIADSGANNVYVFGQPNNEEGFDQALQPVFTESDIDNLGTIPGVETVVPRGRIPVNSVIHRGDTVSVQETTATTPDAVTNETLVAGRGFHTGENETVLNRAAVETTFEENVSVGDEITVQRTDQTWNLTVVGIVNGTRGELPVGNFGPQPEFYVPADPYYQAIVESPSANARQRAYPQLTVVSEPAETLSVTDAVERYLQAESDARQLAPDGVELVARTSGDFAEQISDVIQQITRFVTGIAVIALVVGAIGIANIMLVSVTERTREIGIMKAVGARNRDVMELFLLEATLLGTFGALLGLPLGLIVGWGATRYAEVGFAFAPFWSALAVGVGVLVGVVAGLYPAWRAARVDPIDALRYE, via the coding sequence ATGGACCCCAGAGAATCAGCTACCATCGCCCTGCGCTCGATCCGTTCACACAAGCTTCGCTCGACGCTGACGGTCATAGGCGTCGTCATCGGCATTGCCTCGGTCGTCACGTTCGCGACGTTCGGCGCGAGCGTCGAGTCCGAAATCGTCGGCGGTATCGCCGACTCCGGCGCAAACAACGTCTACGTGTTCGGCCAGCCGAACAACGAGGAAGGATTCGATCAGGCGCTGCAACCAGTGTTTACCGAGTCTGACATCGACAATCTCGGAACGATTCCGGGGGTGGAAACCGTCGTGCCGCGCGGGAGGATCCCAGTAAACTCGGTGATCCATCGGGGCGACACAGTGTCGGTCCAGGAGACGACGGCGACCACGCCCGACGCGGTCACGAACGAGACGCTCGTCGCCGGCCGCGGCTTCCACACTGGTGAAAACGAAACCGTCCTCAACCGAGCGGCGGTCGAGACAACCTTCGAGGAGAACGTCTCCGTCGGGGACGAAATTACCGTCCAGCGAACGGACCAGACATGGAACCTAACTGTCGTCGGCATCGTCAACGGAACCCGCGGCGAGCTTCCGGTTGGCAATTTCGGCCCACAGCCCGAGTTCTACGTTCCGGCCGACCCCTACTATCAGGCTATCGTCGAGAGTCCGTCGGCCAACGCCCGACAGCGAGCGTATCCACAACTCACTGTCGTCTCGGAGCCAGCCGAGACGCTGTCGGTTACCGACGCCGTCGAACGCTATTTGCAGGCGGAATCCGACGCTCGGCAGCTCGCCCCTGACGGGGTCGAACTGGTCGCTCGAACCAGCGGCGACTTCGCCGAGCAGATCAGCGATGTGATTCAGCAGATTACCCGATTCGTCACGGGGATTGCCGTCATCGCCTTGGTTGTCGGCGCGATCGGCATCGCCAACATCATGCTCGTCAGCGTAACCGAACGTACCCGGGAGATCGGGATTATGAAGGCCGTCGGCGCACGGAACCGCGACGTGATGGAGCTATTCTTGCTGGAAGCGACGTTGCTAGGCACTTTCGGGGCGTTACTCGGGCTCCCGCTGGGCCTGATCGTCGGTTGGGGTGCAACCCGGTACGCTGAGGTCGGCTTCGCGTTCGCACCCTTCTGGTCGGCGCTAGCCGTCGGCGTCGGCGTGCTGGTCGGCGTCGTCGCGGGCCTCTACCCGGCGTGGCGCGCCGCCCGCGTCGATCCGATCGACGCGCTCCGATACGAGTAG
- a CDS encoding LolA family protein: protein MSARLDGSRMLVALVVIAATLAGSATAIETLQQPSGDEVLDSVEQRYESAETITTEATVTVSNGSESATATVEMAATADNRSRTIISHDGETYRAGTNGTVAWAVGPNRSVAYPVDSLANGEAFDDTVAPDERLSDDAEDRFSEQGLPSMNASNVSATVVGTPSIDGTDTYEVELTHPEVDGTTTLWVSQDDSRVVRSEATDGTNSTVVSVQSTAFNVSIHDSTFDPPTDRVSLTTVDSYEEFDAAQTATDLELPSPDATFAEATVTVRQGETVVGQQYDSDGRNVTVISTTATDRFDRLTENATTETIDGQTVAVQTVADRAVVAWTDDGVTTAVVVEGSTDRALAIAGEL, encoded by the coding sequence ATGAGTGCAAGACTGGACGGGAGTCGAATGCTCGTCGCTCTCGTTGTGATCGCTGCCACACTGGCAGGGTCAGCGACGGCGATCGAGACGCTCCAGCAGCCTTCTGGCGACGAGGTACTGGACAGCGTTGAGCAGCGGTATGAGAGCGCTGAGACGATCACAACCGAGGCCACAGTGACCGTCAGCAACGGCAGTGAATCGGCCACTGCGACGGTTGAGATGGCGGCGACGGCCGACAACCGGAGCCGGACCATTATCTCCCATGATGGGGAGACGTACCGAGCAGGTACGAACGGTACCGTTGCGTGGGCGGTCGGCCCGAACCGCTCTGTCGCGTACCCGGTCGACTCACTCGCCAACGGCGAGGCCTTCGACGACACTGTCGCACCTGATGAGCGACTGTCTGACGACGCCGAAGATCGGTTCAGCGAGCAGGGGCTGCCGAGCATGAACGCCTCGAACGTCTCTGCGACGGTCGTCGGGACGCCGTCGATCGACGGAACTGACACGTACGAGGTCGAACTGACCCATCCAGAGGTTGACGGCACCACGACGCTGTGGGTCTCCCAGGATGACTCACGCGTCGTCCGATCGGAGGCGACCGATGGCACTAACAGCACGGTCGTTTCAGTCCAGTCGACGGCGTTCAACGTCTCGATTCACGACAGCACCTTCGATCCGCCGACTGACCGAGTCTCGCTGACGACGGTCGACAGCTACGAGGAGTTCGACGCCGCACAGACGGCGACCGATCTTGAACTCCCCAGTCCGGATGCGACCTTCGCCGAGGCGACAGTCACTGTCCGGCAGGGAGAAACGGTCGTTGGGCAGCAGTACGACAGTGATGGGCGGAACGTCACTGTCATTTCGACGACCGCCACCGACCGGTTCGACCGGCTGACCGAGAACGCGACCACGGAGACGATCGATGGCCAGACGGTTGCTGTCCAAACAGTTGCGGACCGTGCCGTCGTGGCGTGGACCGACGACGGCGTGACCACTGCGGTTGTCGTTGAGGGTTCGACCGACCGGGCGCTCGCAATTGCCGGCGAACTGTAG
- a CDS encoding PAS domain S-box protein, with product MREIVERERAQTSAREIFDNIGGVAILHDPDTGEMLHANETLCELLGQDRAETESMEIGEFTADIPGYDHEWITRVVSSVTEQDEEIEIEWPLQTAADGVRWTEARLRTVHVGGREVVLTTSVDITERRREERKYQQVFDNVNDVITVHDPWKERIVDVNQTMTELTGYNRATLLEMGLGGLSVSDAGSGPGTLYDRQRRVAATGEAQTVEWTIETAAGEQRRLETKLTPATIAGEDRVLALSRDVTARTEYERRLEQERDRRSILFENNPDPVVRVRFEEDDEPIIREINPAFETVFGFAADEVVGASVEEMLVPEDEHADFDRFRRQAASGDRVNATAPRQTASGTREFLFNVIHFDAGRGESGVADAYVWYTDVTERKRREKMVRSLHESTEAVQTAETEQAVYEAVADAITEVLDLTAPACWRATDDGPELAPVVRSDSERGLTAGLTGSDLIEPGSVPYDAYQAEALRVESETEPDEDQSTETVLVPLDGHGLVAAAAPGAGQIDTVTLDATRILARHATTALDRVQQARERRESERRFRLIAEHIDEIVYLTTADYSEMLYINPAYEDIYGRPVEELYEEPTSFVDVAHPDDRERYEADVQRLIDDVAAGEPQETYEGQYRIDRDGETRWVTVTRFPITNERGEVDRVVGRVEDITERTRREREYEQIFEMAGDGIVVHDPESGDVVTVNRQMAELLGYDREAFIERPLSEFQATDEGASAQEARRLIQESAREGGQEFEWALEAANGETVWVRARHELGEIAGEQRIVALLYDITERKRREREYEQIFDGVTDSITVHDPDTAELVDANETFCDMLGYDREEILEMGIPGFSPAEQGYTIDRAKEFIETVLDADGPKQTEWAVETSDGEIRWLEVKGTSIELNGEQRHVSLSRDVTDRRRSERRLRAVLDRIDEAILITRAEAITSGSQAPEYVSSGYEDIWGQSLEELTETYDEGFFDTLHPQDADAYRQFVEDIVAAVRAGTAAESYSKEYRIRRPDGATRWVKSDYYPTEWDDGQTRLVVVSRDITERKRRERRMASFDNATDDLATADTPEEATRIAVEAAAETLNLPAVGAFLYDDDEGVLRPEVLAGQLPTDMASDPIGPGESPLWEGFAAGTSVTSDGVEQIRCSHSGQAESGPPTGLAALSAWRALSLGSHGTLLVGTPDGSLGAESVQAAHVLAATLEAALNHLEGQRRLAAREEELQTQTERAERLDRIARLTQRVEAAITEASSSADVEQAVCERLAETGPYDLAWIGGVDAGSDRFVPRAIVGTTARYVESMDLTTAGETVDPHPAVDAWTTDQLEVEDSLVGDGPADDWRRIGLSEGYQSLCAVPLTYDDVTRGVLTVGSESPNEFGKRERDVLSQLGATIANALAAIERRRALESDETVELEFRGAGETLPFAQAATDADCRVRLERTAAGQEGSTTLYFSFEGDVPTDAIEIAEQRLPGVVDVVTAGPASTLVEAHATDWFGSPIAEYGGILREAVAEPGETTLLVEVPRQADVRSFVERIRDVAPSLSLTAQRQLQRQDRTPSELSEQVQTALTDRQLEVVRTALAAGYFEWPREHDGSEVATRLDITQPTFNKHLRLAEQQTFELLFGEDD from the coding sequence TTGCGAGAAATCGTCGAACGGGAACGTGCACAGACGAGCGCGCGCGAGATCTTCGACAATATCGGGGGCGTCGCCATTCTCCACGATCCGGACACGGGTGAGATGCTCCACGCCAACGAGACACTCTGTGAACTACTTGGCCAGGATCGGGCGGAGACAGAGTCGATGGAAATCGGCGAGTTCACCGCCGATATCCCCGGATACGACCACGAGTGGATAACGCGGGTTGTGTCGAGTGTTACGGAGCAAGACGAGGAAATCGAGATCGAATGGCCACTCCAGACAGCCGCGGACGGGGTTCGGTGGACAGAAGCACGCCTGCGAACAGTCCACGTCGGTGGCCGTGAGGTAGTGCTAACCACGTCGGTGGATATCACTGAACGGCGTCGAGAGGAACGGAAGTACCAGCAGGTGTTCGACAACGTCAACGACGTCATCACCGTCCACGATCCCTGGAAGGAACGGATCGTCGACGTCAATCAGACGATGACCGAACTGACGGGATACAACCGCGCGACGCTGCTGGAGATGGGTCTCGGTGGACTCAGTGTGTCCGATGCTGGCTCCGGGCCAGGAACACTCTACGATCGCCAGCGACGTGTCGCGGCGACCGGAGAAGCCCAGACCGTCGAGTGGACGATCGAAACTGCTGCCGGGGAGCAGCGACGGTTGGAGACGAAGTTGACACCGGCCACCATTGCGGGGGAGGACCGCGTTCTCGCCCTGTCCCGGGACGTGACCGCGCGCACAGAGTACGAGCGACGACTCGAACAGGAACGGGATCGACGATCGATACTGTTCGAGAACAACCCCGACCCAGTCGTCCGGGTTCGGTTTGAGGAGGACGACGAGCCGATTATCAGAGAGATCAACCCCGCATTCGAGACGGTCTTCGGATTCGCTGCCGACGAGGTTGTCGGGGCCTCTGTCGAAGAGATGCTCGTTCCGGAGGACGAACACGCCGACTTCGACCGCTTCCGACGGCAAGCAGCGAGCGGTGACCGTGTCAACGCGACCGCACCACGGCAGACAGCGAGCGGAACCCGCGAGTTTCTGTTCAACGTAATTCACTTCGATGCTGGCCGGGGCGAGAGTGGAGTGGCCGATGCGTACGTCTGGTACACCGACGTCACGGAACGAAAGCGACGTGAGAAGATGGTCCGTTCTCTCCACGAGTCGACCGAAGCCGTCCAGACCGCCGAGACGGAACAGGCCGTGTACGAGGCCGTTGCGGATGCCATCACAGAGGTCCTCGACCTGACAGCGCCGGCCTGCTGGCGTGCGACGGACGACGGCCCGGAACTAGCCCCGGTCGTGCGTAGCGACTCGGAGCGTGGTCTCACAGCGGGCTTGACGGGGTCCGATCTGATCGAGCCTGGTTCGGTGCCGTACGATGCGTACCAAGCGGAAGCACTACGTGTCGAGTCTGAGACGGAGCCCGACGAAGACCAATCCACAGAGACAGTTCTCGTCCCGCTCGACGGTCACGGTCTCGTCGCCGCAGCAGCGCCGGGAGCCGGCCAGATCGACACGGTCACGCTCGACGCAACGCGAATCCTCGCGCGACACGCGACGACGGCACTCGACCGGGTCCAGCAGGCCCGGGAACGCCGTGAAAGTGAGCGTCGGTTCCGTCTCATCGCCGAACATATCGACGAGATCGTCTATCTCACGACGGCAGACTACTCGGAGATGCTGTACATCAACCCGGCGTACGAGGACATCTACGGACGGCCTGTCGAGGAACTGTACGAGGAGCCGACATCGTTCGTCGACGTCGCTCACCCGGACGACCGTGAGAGATACGAGGCCGACGTCCAGCGATTGATCGACGACGTGGCTGCCGGCGAGCCACAGGAAACGTACGAAGGTCAGTACCGTATCGACCGGGACGGTGAGACACGATGGGTCACCGTCACCCGGTTCCCGATCACAAACGAGCGTGGCGAAGTCGACCGCGTCGTCGGCCGTGTCGAGGACATCACCGAACGCACGCGCCGTGAGCGCGAGTACGAACAGATATTCGAGATGGCCGGTGACGGAATCGTCGTCCACGACCCGGAGAGTGGTGACGTGGTCACCGTCAACAGACAGATGGCAGAGCTGCTCGGATACGACCGCGAGGCGTTCATCGAGCGACCGTTGTCGGAGTTCCAGGCCACGGACGAGGGTGCCAGTGCCCAGGAAGCCAGACGGCTGATCCAGGAGTCCGCGCGTGAGGGCGGACAGGAGTTCGAGTGGGCCTTGGAGGCGGCAAACGGTGAGACGGTATGGGTCCGAGCGAGACACGAGCTGGGTGAGATCGCGGGCGAGCAACGCATTGTCGCGCTCCTGTATGATATCACCGAACGCAAGCGCCGCGAGCGCGAGTACGAACAGATCTTCGACGGCGTCACCGACTCGATCACGGTCCACGATCCTGACACGGCAGAACTCGTCGACGCCAACGAGACGTTCTGTGACATGCTGGGATACGACCGCGAGGAGATACTGGAGATGGGAATCCCCGGATTCAGCCCGGCCGAGCAGGGCTATACGATCGACCGCGCGAAGGAGTTCATCGAAACGGTACTCGACGCCGACGGGCCCAAGCAGACAGAGTGGGCCGTCGAGACCAGCGACGGGGAGATCCGCTGGCTGGAGGTGAAAGGAACGAGTATCGAACTCAACGGGGAACAGCGCCACGTCTCACTCAGTCGGGACGTCACTGATCGGCGCCGTAGCGAACGGCGACTCCGTGCGGTCCTCGATCGGATCGACGAAGCGATCCTCATCACGCGCGCCGAGGCGATCACCTCCGGATCACAGGCCCCCGAGTACGTGAGTTCCGGCTACGAGGATATCTGGGGACAGTCGCTCGAGGAACTCACCGAGACGTACGACGAGGGGTTCTTCGACACGCTCCACCCACAGGATGCAGACGCCTACCGACAGTTCGTCGAGGACATCGTCGCTGCTGTTCGAGCCGGAACGGCGGCAGAGAGCTACTCCAAGGAGTATCGAATCAGACGCCCCGATGGAGCGACCCGCTGGGTCAAGTCGGACTACTACCCGACCGAGTGGGACGATGGTCAGACACGGCTCGTCGTCGTCAGTCGAGACATCACCGAGCGGAAACGGCGAGAGCGACGTATGGCCTCGTTCGATAACGCGACCGACGATCTCGCCACGGCGGACACACCCGAAGAGGCGACGCGAATCGCCGTCGAGGCGGCCGCCGAGACCCTCAATCTCCCTGCCGTCGGGGCCTTCCTGTACGACGACGATGAGGGGGTCCTCAGACCGGAGGTACTGGCCGGGCAACTCCCTACAGACATGGCGAGCGACCCCATCGGTCCGGGCGAGAGCCCACTCTGGGAGGGGTTCGCGGCTGGCACGAGCGTCACATCCGACGGGGTCGAACAGATACGGTGTTCTCACAGCGGGCAAGCCGAGTCCGGGCCTCCAACAGGGCTGGCGGCTCTCTCAGCCTGGCGCGCGCTCTCACTCGGGAGCCACGGCACCCTCCTAGTGGGGACTCCCGACGGGTCGTTAGGTGCGGAGTCCGTTCAGGCCGCCCACGTGCTCGCCGCGACGCTGGAGGCAGCACTCAATCATCTCGAAGGCCAGCGACGGCTCGCCGCTCGAGAGGAGGAGTTGCAGACACAGACGGAGCGAGCGGAACGGCTGGACCGTATCGCTCGCCTCACACAGCGGGTCGAGGCCGCGATCACCGAGGCCTCGAGCAGTGCCGACGTGGAACAGGCAGTCTGTGAGCGCCTCGCCGAGACGGGACCGTACGATCTGGCGTGGATCGGCGGCGTCGACGCCGGATCCGACCGTTTCGTACCCCGAGCGATCGTCGGGACGACGGCCCGATACGTCGAATCAATGGATCTGACGACGGCGGGTGAGACGGTGGACCCACATCCCGCAGTCGATGCCTGGACGACCGATCAACTGGAGGTCGAAGACTCGCTCGTCGGCGATGGGCCAGCAGACGACTGGCGACGGATCGGACTCTCCGAGGGGTACCAATCCCTCTGTGCGGTCCCGCTGACCTACGACGACGTCACACGTGGTGTGTTGACTGTCGGCTCCGAGTCACCCAACGAGTTCGGCAAGCGCGAACGCGACGTTCTCTCCCAACTCGGGGCCACCATCGCGAACGCGCTGGCAGCGATCGAGCGCCGTCGGGCCCTCGAATCCGACGAGACCGTCGAACTAGAGTTCCGCGGTGCTGGCGAGACACTCCCGTTCGCACAGGCGGCAACCGACGCGGACTGTCGCGTCAGACTCGAACGGACGGCTGCCGGGCAGGAGGGGTCCACGACCCTCTACTTCAGTTTCGAAGGCGATGTCCCGACCGACGCGATCGAGATCGCCGAGCAGCGCCTCCCCGGGGTAGTCGACGTCGTCACTGCCGGGCCGGCATCGACCCTGGTCGAGGCGCACGCGACTGACTGGTTCGGCTCCCCGATCGCCGAGTACGGTGGTATCCTCCGGGAGGCTGTCGCCGAGCCCGGTGAGACGACCCTCCTCGTCGAGGTGCCACGACAGGCAGACGTGCGATCGTTTGTCGAGCGGATTCGAGACGTCGCCCCGTCGCTTTCACTCACCGCACAGCGTCAGCTCCAGCGCCAGGACCGGACACCATCTGAACTGAGCGAGCAGGTCCAGACAGCGCTCACTGACCGGCAACTGGAGGTCGTCCGAACGGCACTCGCTGCAGGGTATTTCGAGTGGCCCCGCGAACACGACGGGAGCGAGGTCGCGACTCGGCTGGATATTACACAGCCGACGTTCAACAAACACCTCCGACTCGCAGAGCAGCAGACCTTCGAACTGCTGTTTGGCGAGGATGACTGA
- a CDS encoding ABC transporter ATP-binding protein, with amino-acid sequence MAQAETDDVVTLSDVRKRYDVGGVVEALAGVSLSLPAESYTAVMGPSGSGKSSLLNLVGGLDTPTEGTVTVGEQELSTATEAERAAIRGSQVGFIFQTFNLMPRLTAVENVAMPLVFDEWGRAERHERARELLADVGLGKRLDHKPTELSGGQRQRVAIARALAPNPELILADEPTGNVDTETGDQIMGLLDDLHAAGNTILLVTHERRIAEHAGRVVHVRDGVIERIEELSG; translated from the coding sequence ATGGCACAGGCAGAAACGGATGACGTTGTTACGCTGTCGGATGTGCGAAAGCGCTACGATGTTGGCGGCGTTGTCGAAGCGTTGGCCGGGGTGTCGCTCTCACTACCAGCGGAGTCGTACACAGCCGTTATGGGCCCAAGCGGCTCGGGAAAAAGTTCACTGTTGAACCTCGTCGGTGGGCTAGACACACCGACTGAGGGGACTGTTACCGTCGGCGAGCAGGAACTATCGACAGCAACCGAAGCCGAACGGGCCGCGATCCGCGGGAGCCAGGTCGGCTTCATCTTCCAGACGTTCAATCTGATGCCAAGGCTCACAGCTGTCGAGAACGTCGCGATGCCGCTGGTCTTCGACGAGTGGGGCCGGGCCGAGCGCCACGAGCGTGCCCGTGAGCTGCTGGCCGATGTCGGTCTCGGCAAGCGATTGGACCACAAACCGACCGAACTCTCAGGTGGCCAGCGCCAGCGGGTCGCGATTGCCCGTGCGCTCGCTCCGAACCCGGAGCTGATTCTGGCCGACGAGCCGACCGGCAACGTCGATACTGAGACTGGCGATCAAATTATGGGTCTCCTCGACGACCTCCATGCGGCTGGGAACACGATCCTGCTGGTCACCCACGAGCGCCGAATCGCTGAACACGCCGGTCGGGTCGTCCACGTGCGCGACGGTGTCATCGAACGGATCGAGGAGCTGAGTGGCTGA
- a CDS encoding class I SAM-dependent methyltransferase, with the protein MTTKKYEIDEFAFIGRTFTEYQKMFDFDPASWAGQSILDCPAGPCSFVAVAHEHDITAVGADKMYNRSPAALSSSCAEDIETAMDALDGVEDLYVWEFYDDVSELRAYRERAASRFLSDYAHNGDRYVYADLPATPFDDHAFDLVLSAHFLFLYDDRLSYEFHLETIRELCRVGAQLRVFPLHGFDADQSDIAETLVKDLQSEGYTTDIREVPFEFQRGANKMLVVE; encoded by the coding sequence ATGACTACAAAAAAGTACGAGATTGACGAGTTCGCCTTCATAGGGCGAACATTCACCGAATACCAGAAGATGTTCGATTTCGATCCCGCTTCCTGGGCCGGACAAAGTATTCTCGACTGTCCTGCTGGTCCCTGTTCTTTCGTGGCAGTGGCTCACGAACATGACATTACGGCTGTCGGTGCAGACAAAATGTACAATCGGTCGCCGGCTGCGTTGTCGAGTAGTTGTGCCGAGGATATCGAAACGGCGATGGATGCTCTCGATGGTGTCGAAGATCTATACGTGTGGGAGTTCTACGACGATGTTTCTGAACTCAGGGCCTACCGTGAACGGGCAGCCTCACGCTTCCTGTCTGACTATGCCCACAACGGCGACCGATACGTCTATGCGGATCTGCCAGCGACCCCGTTTGACGATCACGCGTTTGATCTCGTCCTTTCGGCACACTTTCTGTTCCTCTACGACGACCGGTTGTCCTACGAGTTTCACCTCGAAACTATCCGAGAGTTATGCCGGGTTGGCGCTCAACTCCGCGTGTTCCCACTGCATGGGTTCGATGCCGACCAGTCCGACATCGCTGAGACACTTGTCAAGGACCTCCAGTCAGAGGGCTACACCACCGATATCCGAGAAGTTCCATTCGAGTTTCAGCGTGGTGCTAACAAGATGTTAGTCGTTGAGTAA